CGGTCATTCTCCCCCCAGCCCAGCACGTCCTTGTCTGGGTCAGACCACAGCAGGTCACACAGGAGCCCCTGGTCTGGGACATCAGTGGGACGTAAGATCCTCCTCACTTGCTCCATGGACTGTAGGTCAGGGGAGAGACCTGAAACACACACAGTGTATGAGTGACAGCCAATCAGCACCAGCCGCTCAGACTGGTCACACCTGTATAACTAGATTAGACTAGCCAGGTAATGGGAAATAGTCCCGCCCCTCGTGACATCACTCTGTTCCACTAGTGAGGCCTCCCTGCACTGTAATGTACAAAGTACAGAGAATTATTGGAAATAGAAACCTAGTGTTACACCCTGAGCTGATATAGGGGGGCCTCACCTGTGCAACATGCCAAGGGCCACCCCCACATTATATCAGGGGCCCCCCCCTCCCAAAGAGAAATGTGCCAGTCTCACCTCCGTGGCAGCAGAAGATCTTCTCATCCACAATGGCAGCTACAGGCAAGCAGTTAAAGCAGTCAGTGAAGGTTTTCCACAGCTTGATGTTGTACCGACGCTTACCTGCAGGGGGAGACACTCACTGTGAGCCCGGGCCTGTTTCTGGTACCTCCCAGCATTGTCTATCATCTCATTGGTTCAATACTGATAACTGGACATTCCTATGTGACCCCGCCCCTTCATATCCAGTAAATTCCTATGTGACCCCGCCCCTTCATATCCAGTCTATTCCTATGTGACCCCGCCCCTTCATATCCAGGCCATTCCTATGTGACCCCGCCCCTTCATATCCAGGCCATTCCTATGTGACCCCGCCCCTTCATATCCAGGCCATTCCTATGTGACCCCGCCCCTGCATATCCAGTCCATTCCTATGTGACCCCGCCCCTTCATATCCAGTCCATTCCTATGTGACCCCGCCCTTTCATATCTAGGCGATTCCTATGTGACCCCTCCGTACACTCATCGTAGAAGCCGTAGATGCGGTTGATGCTGGCGCACTCGTGGTTGCCTCTCAGCAGGAAGAAGTTCTCGGGGTACTTTATCTTGTAGGCGAGCAGCAGGCAGATGGTCTCCAGCGACTGCTTCCCCCGATCCACGTAATCTCCCAGGAACAGGTAGTTGCTCTCGGGGGGGAAGCCGCCATACTCGAACAGTCGCAGCAGGTCGTAGTACTGACCGTGCACATCTCCTGGGGAGAGAAGGAACCAATCAGATCTACACTGATACTCAAGCCACGCCTCCAAGAGCCCCACCTCCAAGGGCCCAACTCACCGCAGATCTTCAGCGGCGCCTCCAGCTCCAGCAGGATTGGCTGACTGAGGAAGATCTCGCGGGATTTCAGGCACAGGCCCCGGATCTCATTCTCCGCCAGCTGAACATTCTTCCCAGGACGGCAGCCTTTTACTGTTATGGGAGAACTGGCAGTTAGTATGAGGTCGGACACCTGAGATGCACTGATAAACAAGGGCCCACGAATAGGGGCCCCCATCCTGCAGAGCCACTACCCCCCACATGTACCAACATAGAGACAGGAGAAGATCAGATGAATGTGCCCCCT
The Xenopus laevis strain J_2021 chromosome 9_10S, Xenopus_laevis_v10.1, whole genome shotgun sequence DNA segment above includes these coding regions:
- the LOC108704179 gene encoding serine/threonine-protein phosphatase alpha-2 isoform translates to MGDGEKLNIDSIIQRLLEVKGCRPGKNVQLAENEIRGLCLKSREIFLSQPILLELEAPLKICGDVHGQYYDLLRLFEYGGFPPESNYLFLGDYVDRGKQSLETICLLLAYKIKYPENFFLLRGNHECASINRIYGFYDECKRRYNIKLWKTFTDCFNCLPVAAIVDEKIFCCHGGLSPDLQSMEQVRRILRPTDVPDQGLLCDLLWSDPDKDVLGWGENDRGVSFTFGADVVAKFLHKHDLDLICRAHQVVEDGYEFFAKRQLVTLFSAPNYCGEFDNAGSMMSVDESLMCSFQILKPADKKLFAYGGVNQSRPITPPRNKNKQSK